One Siniperca chuatsi isolate FFG_IHB_CAS linkage group LG3, ASM2008510v1, whole genome shotgun sequence genomic region harbors:
- the LOC122873939 gene encoding calcium-binding mitochondrial carrier protein SCaMC-1-like isoform X1, whose translation MVPRWTWFPWARCQDSESPGPDQEREKRWAEMFDQLDLNKDGRIDILELRTGLAGRGLSRGSLERMVKAGDTNQDGVLDFEEFTQYLRTHEKQLKIVFSSLDRNNDGQIDAAEIQHSLHTIGVDISLKDATRILQRMDKDGTMTIDWNEWRDYFLFNPLTNMEDVARYWKRSMMLDMGEQLTVPDEFSEEEKKSGYVWRQLMAGAMAGSVSRTGTAPLDRLKVFRQVHGSTDFKGNVLSSFQYMVKEGGLQSLWRGNGINVLKIAPETAIKFTAYEQIKNVMRGSNERRNLRVHERFVAGSLAGATAQTAIYPMEVLKTRLTLRKTGQYSGIADCAKQILQREGVTAFYKGYAPNMLSIVPYAGIDLAVYETLKFAWLNRNRGLADPGIMVLVGCGAVSSTCGQLASYPLALIRTRMQAEASVKGAPKPSMLALLHNIVTQEGVAGLYRGISPNLLKVVPAVSVSYVVYEYTRIILGVDIEGRRGGKGKG comes from the exons ATGGTACCCCGGTGGACTTGGTTCCCCTGGGCACGCTGCCAGGACAGTGAATCCCCTGGTCCGGACCAGGAGAGGGAGAAACGCTGGGCTGAAATGTTTGATCAGCTGGACCTCAACAAAGATGGACGCATTGATATCCTTGAACTGCGGACAGGGCTGGCAGGCCGAGGGCTTTCCAGAGGCTCCCTGGAGAGG atGGTGAAGGCTGGGGACACCAACCAGGATGGAGTGCTGGACTTTGAAGAGTTCACGCAGTACCTTCGCACCCATGAAAAACAGCTCAAAATCGTGTTTAGTAGCCTGGACAGAAACAATGACG GTCAGATAGATGCAGCGGAGATCCAGCACTCTCTACACACCATCGGTGTGGACATCAGCCTCAAGGATGCCACCAGGATTTTGCAAAG AATGGACAAAGACGGTACCATGACCATTGACTGGAATGAGTGGCGAGACTACTTCTTGTTTAACCCTCTCACTAACATGGAGGACGTGGCACGCTACTGGAAGCGTTCAATG ATGTTGGATATGGGAGAGCAGCTGACAGTCCCAGATGAATTTtctgaagaggagaagaagtcTGGCTATGTGTGGCGGCAGCTGATGGCTGGAGCCATGGCTGGATCTGTATCTCGGACTGGGACTGCCCCCTTAGACCGTCTCAAAGTCTTCCGACAG GTTCATGGTTCCACTGATTTTAAAGGTAATGTGCTGAGCAGTTTTCAGTATATGGTGAAAGAAGGAGGACTGCAGTCGTTGTGGAGGGGCAATGGAATCAATGTTCTTAAAATTGCCCCAGAAACGGCTATCAAGTTCACAGCTTATGAACAG ATCAAGAATGTGATGCGTGGCAGTAATGAAAGAAGAAATCTGAGGGTTCATGAGAGGTTTGTTGCCGGATCTTTGGCTGGAGCTACAGCTCAGACAGCCATCTACCCAATGGAG GTGCTGAAGACCCGTCTCACACTAAGAAAAACAGGCCAGTACTCAGGAATAGCAGACTGTGCCAAACAGATTCTACAGAGAGAAGGTGTCACAGCCTTCTACAAGGGCTATGCACCCAACATGCTGAGTATTGTCCCTTATGCCGGCATCGACCTGGCTGTCTACGAG ACTCTGAAGTTTGCCTGGCTGAACAGGAACAGAGGTTTAGCTGACCCAGGGATCATGGTGCTGGTCGGCTGCGGTGCTGTTTCCAGCACCTGTGGACAGCTGGCAAGTTACCCGCTGGCACTGATCCGCACCCGAATGCAGGCAGAAG CTTCAGTGAAGGGAGCCCCCAAACCCTCCATGTTGGCTTTGCTTCACAACATCGTGACCCAGGAGGGCGTGGCTGGACTTTATCGAGGAATTTCCCCCAACCTGCTAAAAGTCGTCCCTGCTGTCAGCGTGTCCTATGTCGTCTACGAATACACAAGGATAATCCTGGGAGTGGACATAGAGGGTAGGAGGGGTGGGAAAGGGAAGGGTTAG
- the LOC122873939 gene encoding calcium-binding mitochondrial carrier protein SCaMC-1-like isoform X2 yields the protein MVPRWTWFPWARCQDSESPGPDQEREKRWAEMFDQLDLNKDGRIDILELRTGLAGRGLSRGSLERMVKAGDTNQDGVLDFEEFTQYLRTHEKQLKIVFSSLDRNNDGQIDAAEIQHSLHTIGVDISLKDATRILQRMDKDGTMTIDWNEWRDYFLFNPLTNMEDVARYWKRSMMLDMGEQLTVPDEFSEEEKKSGYVWRQLMAGAMAGSVSRTGTAPLDRLKVFRQVHGSTDFKGNVLSSFQYMVKEGGLQSLWRGNGINVLKIAPETAIKFTAYEQIKNVMRGSNERRNLRVHERFVAGSLAGATAQTAIYPMEVLKTRLTLRKTGQYSGIADCAKQILQREGVTAFYKGYAPNMLSIVPYAGIDLAVYETLKFAWLNRNRGLADPGIMVLVGCGAVSSTCGQLASYPLALIRTRMQAEASVKGAPKPSMLALLHNIVTQEGVAGLYRGISPNLLKVVPAVSVSYVVYEYTRIILGVDIEGGI from the exons ATGGTACCCCGGTGGACTTGGTTCCCCTGGGCACGCTGCCAGGACAGTGAATCCCCTGGTCCGGACCAGGAGAGGGAGAAACGCTGGGCTGAAATGTTTGATCAGCTGGACCTCAACAAAGATGGACGCATTGATATCCTTGAACTGCGGACAGGGCTGGCAGGCCGAGGGCTTTCCAGAGGCTCCCTGGAGAGG atGGTGAAGGCTGGGGACACCAACCAGGATGGAGTGCTGGACTTTGAAGAGTTCACGCAGTACCTTCGCACCCATGAAAAACAGCTCAAAATCGTGTTTAGTAGCCTGGACAGAAACAATGACG GTCAGATAGATGCAGCGGAGATCCAGCACTCTCTACACACCATCGGTGTGGACATCAGCCTCAAGGATGCCACCAGGATTTTGCAAAG AATGGACAAAGACGGTACCATGACCATTGACTGGAATGAGTGGCGAGACTACTTCTTGTTTAACCCTCTCACTAACATGGAGGACGTGGCACGCTACTGGAAGCGTTCAATG ATGTTGGATATGGGAGAGCAGCTGACAGTCCCAGATGAATTTtctgaagaggagaagaagtcTGGCTATGTGTGGCGGCAGCTGATGGCTGGAGCCATGGCTGGATCTGTATCTCGGACTGGGACTGCCCCCTTAGACCGTCTCAAAGTCTTCCGACAG GTTCATGGTTCCACTGATTTTAAAGGTAATGTGCTGAGCAGTTTTCAGTATATGGTGAAAGAAGGAGGACTGCAGTCGTTGTGGAGGGGCAATGGAATCAATGTTCTTAAAATTGCCCCAGAAACGGCTATCAAGTTCACAGCTTATGAACAG ATCAAGAATGTGATGCGTGGCAGTAATGAAAGAAGAAATCTGAGGGTTCATGAGAGGTTTGTTGCCGGATCTTTGGCTGGAGCTACAGCTCAGACAGCCATCTACCCAATGGAG GTGCTGAAGACCCGTCTCACACTAAGAAAAACAGGCCAGTACTCAGGAATAGCAGACTGTGCCAAACAGATTCTACAGAGAGAAGGTGTCACAGCCTTCTACAAGGGCTATGCACCCAACATGCTGAGTATTGTCCCTTATGCCGGCATCGACCTGGCTGTCTACGAG ACTCTGAAGTTTGCCTGGCTGAACAGGAACAGAGGTTTAGCTGACCCAGGGATCATGGTGCTGGTCGGCTGCGGTGCTGTTTCCAGCACCTGTGGACAGCTGGCAAGTTACCCGCTGGCACTGATCCGCACCCGAATGCAGGCAGAAG CTTCAGTGAAGGGAGCCCCCAAACCCTCCATGTTGGCTTTGCTTCACAACATCGTGACCCAGGAGGGCGTGGCTGGACTTTATCGAGGAATTTCCCCCAACCTGCTAAAAGTCGTCCCTGCTGTCAGCGTGTCCTATGTCGTCTACGAATACACAAGGATAATCCTGGGAGTGGACATAGAGG
- the si:ch211-196h16.12 gene encoding regulator of G-protein signaling 5 has product MCKGLSSLPSSCLEKAKEMRVKLSHLAETHHKHKFQDGKALQDLETLLNNKSGLQAFHGFLRSEFSEENLRFWLACEDYRVSPSKTKASSIYSQFLNPDAPQEVNLDAETREALLSVMDSLCADTFNKAQQRIYSLMAKDSFPRFLRSAHCMEAIKAF; this is encoded by the exons ATGTGTAAGGGGCTCTCCTCCCTGCCCTCCTCATGCCTGGAGAA ggCAAAGGAGATGCGGGTGAAGTTAAGCCATCTGGCTGAGACGCACCACAAGCACAA GTTTCAGGATGGAAAAGCTCTTCAGGACCTGGAAACTCTGCTAAACAACAAAA GTGGTCTGCAGGCGTTTCATGGGTTCCTGCGTTCAGAGTTCAGTGAGGAGAACCTCAGGTTCTGGCTGGCCTGTGAGGACTACAGGGTTTCTCCTTCAAAGACCAAGGCCAGCAGCATCTACAGCCAGTTTCTCAACCCTGACGCCCCACAGGAG GTAAACTTGGACGCTGAGACCCGGGAGGCTCTGTTGAGTGTGATGGACTCTCTGTGTGCCGACACATTCAACAAGGCACAGCAGAGGATCTACAGTTTGATGGCCAAAGACTCCTTCCCCAGGTTCCTGCGCTCCGCTCACTGCATGGAGGCAATTAAAGCTTTCTGA
- the lg3h19orf53 gene encoding leydig cell tumor 10 kDa protein homolog → MAQGSKKFKAQRTGASKKQQQNKQKGPKKGGRVIAPKKAQVVQQQKLKKGLEVAIRNKIEQEVTQKASLSLHKPLSVVKGPEGKGNPGAARPGTSSK, encoded by the exons ATGGCTCAAGGTTCAAAGAAATTTAAAGCTCAGCGGACAGGAGCGTctaaaaagcaacaacaaaacaaacagaaaggaCCGAAGAAAGGAG GGAGGGTCATTGCCCCCAAGAAGGCTCAAGTGGTTCAGCAACAGAAGCTGAAGAAG GGTCTAGAGGTTGCCATCAGGAACAAGATTGAGCAGGAGGTGACCCAGAAGGCAAGCTTATCCCTCCACAAACCACTGAGTGTGGTTAAAGGGCCTGAAGGTAAAGGCAACCCTGGAGCAGCCCGTCCAGGAACCAGCTCCAAATAG
- the mri1 gene encoding methylthioribose-1-phosphate isomerase: MTLEAIRYRAGSLQILNQLLLPHQTVYDEIRSVQDAYEAIKSMKVRGAPAIAIVGCLSLAVELRAGAGGDDPVTFIRESLCHLTSARPTAVNMGRAARELMEFAENESMEKNSEQLRESVIAWIEDMLERDVNDNKKIGNYGAQHILSGVPRDSVTILTHCNTGSLATAGYGTALGVVRSLQALGRLKRVYCTETRPYNQGSRLTAYEAVAEGIPATLIADSMAALTMREMAITAVVVGADRVVANGDTANKVGTYQLAIAAKHHGIPFYVAAPSTSCDLSLESGRDIIIEVRPPEELTSINGVPIAAPGIEVWNPAFDVTPHQLITGGIITELGVFLPSELQAALTGRLTAL; this comes from the exons ATGACGCTGGAAGCGATCCGCTACCGGGCCGGGTCTCTGCAGATCCTcaaccagctgctgctgccacaccAGACCGTTTACGACGAGATCCGCTCGGTGCAGGACGCTTACGAGGCCATCAAGTCCATGAAG GTGCGGGGCGCCCCAGCCATCGCCATTGTCGGCTGCCTCAGCCTGGCTGTGGAGTTGCGGGCAGGCGCCGGGGGTGATGACCCTGTGACCTTCATCAGGGAGTCTCTGTGTCACCTGACGTCAGCCCGGCCCACCGCTGTCAACATGGGCCGCGCCGCCCGCGAGCTGATGGAGTTTGCTGAGAACGAGAGCATGGAGAAGAACTCGGAGCAGCTCAGAGAAAG TGTAATTGCCTGGATCGAAGACATGCTGGAGCGTGACGTCAATGATAACAAGAAGATCGGTAACTATGGCGCCCAGCACATCCTGTCTGGCGTCCCGAGGGACTCTGTGACCATCCTCACACACTGCAACACCGGCTCGCTGGCCACAGCTGGATACGGAACCGCACTCG gtgtggtGCGAAGCCTCCAAGCGCTCGGAAGGCTGAAGCGTGTGTACTGCACAGAGACGAGGCCGTACAACCAGGGATCCAGACTGACGGCATACGAGGCGGTAGCAGAGGGAATCCCTGCTACACTTATTGCAGACAGCATGGCAGCCCTCACCATGAGAGAAATGGCcatcacag CTGTGGTGGTGGGTGCAGACAGGGTGGTTGCCAATGGTGACACAGCCAACAAGGTGGGAACATACCAGCTGGCCATTGCCGCAAAGCACCATGGGATTCCCTTCTATGTGGCCGCACCCAGCACGTCGTGCGACTTGAGCCTGGAGAGCGGCAGGGACATCATCATCGAAGTGCGCCCCCCCGAGGAACTCACCAGTATAAACGGAGTCCCCATTGCTGCCCCGG GTATCGAGGTGTGGAACCCAGCGTTCGACGTGACCCCTCACCAGCTCATCACAGGAGGCATCATCACAGAGCTGGGAGTCTTCCTCCCCTCTGAGCTCCAGGCGGCGCTCACCGGCCGCCTCACTGCCCTCTAG